One window of the Salminus brasiliensis chromosome 1, fSalBra1.hap2, whole genome shotgun sequence genome contains the following:
- the rhogc gene encoding ras homolog gene family, member Gc: MQTVKCVVVGDGAVGKTCLLISYTTNTFPEEYIPTVFDNYSTQTCVDGRAVSLNLWDTAGQEEYDRLRTLSYPQTHVFIICFSVASPSSHANVRHKWHPEVSHHCPGVPVLLVGTKRDLRSDRETLERLKEQGLTPTTPQQGAALARSIGAVRYLECSALLQEGVREVFNEAVRAVLYPNAKKQAKKCVLL; encoded by the coding sequence ATGCAGACAGTGAagtgtgtggtggtgggtgATGGAGCAGTGGGAAAGACCTGCCTGCTGATTTCGTACACCACCAACACATTCCCTGAGGAGTACATCCCCACCGTCTTCGACAACTACAGCACTCAGACGTGCGTGGATGGCCGGGCAGTCAGCCTGAACCTGTGGGACACAGCTGGTCAAGAGGAGTACGACCGGCTGCGGACACTCTCGTACCCGCAGACACATGTCTTcatcatctgcttctctgttgCCAGCCCGTCGTCCCATGCCAATGTGCGGCACAAGTGGCACCCGGAAGTAAGCCACCACTGTCCGGGCGTGCCTGTGCTGCTGGTGGGCACCAAGCGCGACCTACGATCAGACCGGGAGACGCTGGAACGACTGAAGGAGCAAGGCCTCACCCCCACAACCCCCCAGCAGGGTGCTGCACTGGCCCGCTCCATCGGCGCCGTGCGCTACCTGGAGTGCTCTGCGTTGCTACAGGAGGGCGTTCGCGAAGTGTTCAATGAAGCCGTCAGAGCTGTGCTCTACCCCAACGCCAAGAAACAGGCCAAGAAGTGTGTGCTCTTATAA
- the LOC140553162 gene encoding uncharacterized protein — translation MTQPIPVVPAVIPPPPPPPPPLPPISLSSSSRSTSGFGRLRSVFWERIPRERVEGRRSIWTKSDEFLIDFTSLDELFGQCQGRQVKEPRVRRQHGQDKHINTNTPRRNTLDKISILESNRSLQVGIFLHHFKSTLGEIINDIREGRGQRYGSEKLNELYKLLPDSDEEQLLRAFRGERSQLDEVDLFLLHLVEIPSFRLRLEAMILQEDFDSAVTSVSTSARCLVTAATELMGCVELHFILRLVLKAGNYMNAGGFAGNAAGFRISSLLRLADTKANRPGMNLLHFVAMEAVKKDPSILSYHLKLSHVGPAARLSVEVVQEEFNELQRRVTTLQERVRTTSDLHTQIAPFLQSAELKLSELQLDVDCLFKAQHSLLEFFCEEDDGSFKLEEACATFHSFQQRFLRAAQENVLREQQYRRRLEREEMERERAGKRRSIASCSALEAGLECDNDTLEMILGAPVTSSRRRSLWSTLGRQTLQRKALFSLTETLAEKTNLTGSEAGKRNDFPDSGDVDPIRTETQPDTKLTSMSCPPLRSGSANRFAQSAIPSQSQTPGSILRPQVAETHTLVPALQSYSSLAPACVEEEREGRKQAVEEKSVEIRKQQKARNMVSSEVDGKKTGSLKERTMKDVRPANRNKNTSPLKDSRLPLLRNGFRTATPPSPDQSGTEVRTLKEERPIRREQKAKIPQPLKRLLDRASSSKKEREKKESGNEVKEKPITENDKERQRREKEKKKNEREREKQQEKERQKKVREKGKKEREKESVKSEKERERARMEGVKEGSIERSARPGSALALAVSRPLSRLCPGAAPLALALHSVLKRDRNSSSRIPTPTSRATHSLPR, via the exons ATGACGCAACCTATTCCAGTGGTTCCAGCTGTTATTCCACCCCCTCCTCCACCGCCCCCACCACTACCCCCAATCTCACTGAGTTCCAGTTCCCGTTCCACATCCGGTTTTGGTCGGCTACGTAGCGTGTTCTGGGAGCGCATTCCTCGGGAGCGAGTGGAGGGCCGACGCAGCATCTGGACCAAATCAGACGAGTTTTTAATCGACTTTACATCACTGGACGAGCTTTTTGGACAGTGCCAGGGTCGCCAGGTCAAAGAGCCCAGGGTTAGACGTCAACATGGCCAagataaacacataaacacaaacacgcCTCGACGGAACACACTGGATAAG ATTTCTATTCTGGAGAGCAACAGGAGTCTGCAAGTTGGGATTTTTTTGCATCATTTCAAGAG TACTCTAGGAGAGATCATTAATGACATAAGAGAGGGGCGTGGTCAGCGTTATGGCAGTGAGAAACTTAATGAACTCTACAAACTACTACCTGATTCTGATGAG GAGCAGCTTCTGAGGGCATTCAGAGGTGAGCGCAGTCAGCTGGATGAGGTTGATCTCTTCTTACTCCACCTAGTGGAAATACCAAG TTTCAGGCTGCGTTTAGAAGCTATGATTCTGCAGGAAGACTTTGACTCTGCTGTGACCTCTGTGTCTACGTCTGCTCGTTGCCTAGTAACTGCAGCTACAG agcTGATGGGGTGTGTTGAGCTCCACTTCATCCTGCGTTTAGTGCTGAAAGCTGGAAACTATATGAATGCT GGTGGGTTTGCTGGAAACGCAGCAGGCTTTCGGATCTCCTCCCTGCTAAGGTTGGCCGATACTAAAGCTAACCGTCCTGGCATGAACCTTCTGCACTTTGTAGCCATG GAAGCAGTAAAGAAAGACCCATCAATCCTCTCCTACCACCTCAAACTCAGCCACGTGGGTCCAGctgccag attATCAGTGGAGGTGGTACAGGAGGAGTTTAATGAGCTACAGCGCAGAGTCACCACCCTGCAGGAGAGAGTGAGAACTACATCTGATCTGCACACGCAGATCGCACCTTTCCTACAG tCTGCAGAGCTGAAGTTATCAGAGTTGCAGTTGGATGTGGACTGCCTGTTTAAAGCCCAACACTCCCTGCTGGAGTTCTTCTGTGAGGAAGATGACGGATCCTTTAAGTTGGAGGAAGCATGCGCTACATTCCACAGCTTCCAACAGCGCTTTCTCCGAGCCGCACAG GAGAATGTGTTGCGAGAGCAGCAATACCGGAGACGTTtggaaagagaagagatggagagagagagggcgggaAAACGGCGCTCAATTGCTTCCTGCTCTGCACTGGAGGCAGGGCTAGAGTGCGATAATGACACTTTAGAGATGATCTTGGGGGCTCCTGTGACTTCGTCCCGGAGGCGGAGCCTGTGGTCCACACTTGGCCGCCAGACTCTGCAACGCAAAGCTTTATTCAG CCTGACAGAAACACTTGCAGAAAAAACAAACCTGACGGGAAGTGAAGCTGGAAAACGCAACGACTTTCCTGATAGTGGAGACGTAGATCCGATTCGAACGGAAACCCAGCCTGACACCAAGCTGACCAGCATGTCCTGCCCACCCCTTAGGTCAGGGTCAGCAAATCGCTTCGCCCAATCTGCCATCCCATCCCAGAGTCAGACGCCTGGTTCTATACTCCGCCCACAAGtggcagaaacacacacactagtccCTGCCCTGCAGTCTtacagcagcttagccccgGCCTGTGTGGAGGAAGAGCGAGAAGGGAGGAAACAGGCTGTGGAAGAAAAGTCAGTGGAGATCAGAAAGCAACAGAAAGCAAGGAACATGGTGTCATCAGAGGTGGACGGAAAAAAGACAGGAAGTCTCAAGGAGCGAACAATGAAGGACGTGAGACCTGCCAATCGGAACAAGAATACGTCCCCTCTTAAAGATTCCCGTCTACCACTGCTCCGCAATGGCTTTCGAACCGCCACACCCCCTTCACCTGACCAATCTGGGactgaggtcaggactttgaagGAGGAGCGACCAATTAGAAGAGAGCAAAAGGCAAAAATCCCACAGCCACTGAAACGACTGCTGGACAGAGCGTCGTCCAgcaaaaaggagagagagaagaaagagagtgggAATGAGGTGAAAGAGAAACCAATTACTGAGAACGACAAAGAGCGTCagaggagggagaaagagaagaagaagaatgagagagagcgagagaagcagcaagagaaagagagacagaagaaagtgagagagaaaggaaaaaaggagcgagagaaggagagtgtgaagtcagagaaagagagagagagagcgaggatgGAAGGTGTAAAAGAAGGCAGCATAGAGAGGTCAGCGAGGCCAGGATCGGCACTTGCCCTTGCTGTGTCCAGACCTCTGTCCAGGCTGTGTCCAGGTGCAGCCCCATTAGCGTTAGCACTGCACTCAGTGCTGAAACGAGACCGAAACAGCAGCTCGCGCATACCAACACCAACCAGCAGGGCAACACACAGCCTGCCgcgctga